One part of the Deltaproteobacteria bacterium genome encodes these proteins:
- the tssJ gene encoding type VI secretion system lipoprotein TssJ, translating into MKKILKGLCLLLFIFFFCSCASQPVPPPSEWRYEKEAIHLNMKADSQLNLYEGNPHTLLVCVYQLRDPNAFNQLTGDDDGLYKLLECNRFDSSVVSSKRLIVRPGQDLTTALDRAEGARYVAVVAGYFLIEKEGMVRLYDVPWYVEKKGLIRRTKVAKPGPLNIDLVLGSEQIQKFGGK; encoded by the coding sequence GTGAAAAAGATCCTCAAAGGGCTGTGTCTGTTATTATTCATCTTCTTTTTCTGTTCATGTGCGTCTCAACCAGTGCCTCCGCCTTCGGAGTGGCGATATGAAAAAGAGGCTATCCATCTTAACATGAAGGCAGATTCTCAACTCAATCTCTATGAGGGAAATCCTCATACTCTGCTTGTCTGTGTGTATCAACTCAGAGACCCGAATGCCTTTAATCAGCTTACCGGAGACGATGATGGGCTTTATAAGCTATTGGAATGTAACCGTTTTGATTCCAGTGTGGTCAGTTCCAAACGCCTGATCGTTCGTCCAGGACAAGATCTGACCACTGCCCTGGACCGTGCCGAGGGGGCAAGATACGTGGCTGTTGTGGCCGGTTACTTTCTGATCGAGAAAGAAGGGATGGTCCGGCTTTACGATGTTCCATGGTATGTGGAGAAAAAGGGCCTCATAAGGCGAACCAAGGTTGCAAAACCAGGTCCACTGAATATTGATCTCGTGTTGGGCTCGGAACAGATTCAGAAATTCGGGGGAAAGTAA
- the tssK gene encoding type VI secretion system baseplate subunit TssK, producing MERPLFWHQGLFLQPQHFQLKDVHFQSLLTPFHTFLQPHFWGAGDLEIQKAALGTRSFGLLRGEFLFPDMTYVVYPGNAVVEARSFDEAWVEGGKPFTVFVGLRKWNDVGENVTVVSKLENISDVSSRFVTTADPEEAQDLHQGGPPAQVKRLNFALKIFWETERGQLGDYVLIPVAQLERVGEEITLSESFVPPCLTISSSEPLSKLVKEIRDQIAARGRHLESYKRERGIHTAEFGARDMVFLLALRSLNRYIPLLFHLTESQQVHPWTVYAVLRQLIGELSSFSEAVNVMGEIEDGTRLVPGYDHGALWECFSAAQGLVTQLLDEITAGPEYVMQLVYDGTYFAAELSPGIFEGRNRFYLVFETEEDPQVVLQSLETIAKLGSRESLPILIARALPGIKLEHLPVPPQELPRRAHSVYFQIDHHGDQWANVQKGYNIALYWDAAPEDLKVELMVVGRS from the coding sequence ATGGAGAGACCTCTTTTTTGGCATCAAGGCCTTTTTTTGCAACCCCAGCATTTTCAGCTGAAAGATGTCCATTTTCAGTCTTTGCTCACACCCTTTCACACCTTCCTTCAACCCCACTTTTGGGGCGCCGGGGACCTTGAGATCCAGAAAGCCGCTTTGGGGACCCGGTCGTTTGGCCTTCTGAGAGGTGAATTCCTATTTCCGGACATGACTTATGTGGTTTACCCCGGAAATGCGGTTGTCGAGGCCCGTTCTTTTGACGAGGCTTGGGTGGAAGGGGGAAAACCCTTTACCGTCTTTGTGGGTCTGAGAAAATGGAATGACGTTGGGGAAAATGTCACGGTTGTCTCGAAGCTTGAGAACATTTCGGATGTGAGCAGCAGGTTTGTGACAACTGCTGACCCGGAAGAGGCTCAGGATTTGCATCAGGGCGGCCCGCCCGCTCAAGTGAAGAGACTTAACTTTGCCCTCAAGATATTCTGGGAGACAGAAAGGGGTCAGCTTGGAGATTATGTCCTTATTCCGGTGGCTCAACTGGAAAGGGTGGGCGAAGAGATAACCCTTTCGGAAAGTTTTGTCCCTCCTTGCCTTACCATTTCCAGTTCAGAACCTCTCTCCAAGCTTGTTAAGGAGATCAGAGACCAGATAGCTGCTCGCGGTCGCCACTTGGAATCCTACAAACGTGAAAGGGGCATTCATACGGCCGAGTTCGGGGCAAGAGACATGGTTTTTCTTTTGGCCCTGAGGTCACTGAACCGCTATATCCCCCTTCTTTTTCATCTGACGGAATCACAGCAGGTTCATCCATGGACGGTGTATGCCGTCTTGAGGCAGTTGATAGGAGAGCTCTCTTCTTTTTCAGAAGCGGTCAATGTCATGGGAGAAATCGAAGATGGAACCCGTCTTGTGCCCGGCTATGATCACGGAGCCCTGTGGGAATGTTTTTCCGCTGCCCAGGGCCTGGTCACACAACTCCTGGATGAGATTACGGCCGGGCCGGAATACGTGATGCAGCTCGTATATGACGGAACGTATTTTGCGGCCGAGCTGTCTCCCGGGATTTTTGAAGGACGAAACCGTTTCTACCTGGTTTTTGAAACCGAAGAGGACCCGCAGGTTGTTCTTCAGTCCTTGGAAACCATTGCCAAGTTAGGTTCAAGGGAGTCTTTGCCCATTCTGATTGCCCGTGCGCTTCCAGGCATAAAGTTGGAGCACCTTCCAGTGCCGCCGCAGGAATTGCCCCGTCGCGCCCATTCAGTCTATTTTCAGATTGACCATCATGGCGATCAATGGGCCAATGTGCAAAAGGGTTATAATATTGCTTTGTACTGGGATGCGGCCCCGGAAGATTTAAAGGTGGAACTCATGGTTGTGGGGAGATCTTAG
- the icmH gene encoding type IVB secretion system protein IcmH/DotU codes for MRLTDCFMELVAYVAYFLKTVATKQPPFDQVKADVQRLMSESEGRLREASFSQEEYDLARFAICAWVDEAILSSSWNEKGRWQGEQLQRLYYQTTDAGEIFFDRLNALGPHQRDVREVYYLCLAMGFMGRYCNEGDEYLLEQLKTSNLKLLTGSSVGLPSLDRTDLFPEAYPADSGEFVPQKGKVRFSAFTLMCLGAPVVLYGALFLIYRFILSNVGETILKG; via the coding sequence ATGCGCTTGACTGACTGTTTTATGGAACTTGTCGCCTATGTGGCCTATTTTTTAAAGACAGTGGCCACAAAGCAACCACCTTTTGATCAAGTTAAGGCAGATGTGCAGCGCCTGATGTCAGAGAGTGAAGGCCGCCTGAGGGAGGCATCATTCTCGCAGGAGGAATACGACCTGGCACGCTTTGCCATTTGTGCCTGGGTTGATGAGGCGATTCTGAGTTCTTCGTGGAACGAGAAGGGTCGGTGGCAGGGAGAACAACTCCAGCGCCTTTATTATCAGACGACGGATGCAGGCGAGATCTTTTTTGATCGTTTAAATGCCCTTGGCCCGCATCAGAGGGATGTGAGAGAAGTCTATTACCTATGTCTGGCTATGGGTTTTATGGGGCGGTATTGCAATGAAGGAGACGAATATCTCCTGGAGCAATTAAAGACGTCGAATTTGAAGCTACTCACGGGGAGCTCGGTGGGGCTCCCTTCACTTGACCGCACAGATCTCTTCCCGGAAGCCTATCCTGCGGACTCGGGTGAGTTTGTTCCACAGAAAGGCAAGGTTCGTTTTTCCGCCTTTACGCTTATGTGCCTCGGAGCCCCCGTGGTCCTTTATGGGGCGTTGTTTTTGATCTACCGGTTTATCTTGAGTAATGTTGGGGAGACTATCTTGAAGGGTTAG
- a CDS encoding type VI secretion system protein ImpL, whose protein sequence is MKQILLKVLKWFLIVAAVLLGIVLVFGIVLSLDWPWWVGFFVLLGLLGVGLSLVFFRKIWLRRREQDFVQEIIAQDDSYVKSLGDKDRGQSKELQDRWKEAMDALRHSHLRKYGNPLYVLPWYMVVGESGSGKTTAITSARLSSPFAEVKRTSGISGTRNCDWWFFEQAILIDTAGRYAIPVDEGRDKDEWQKFLSLLARYRKKEPLNGLVVTVAANKLLESGPESLQEDGRSIRRRIDELMRVLGTRFPVYVLVTKCDLVQGMTQFCDQLPDKGLDQAMGLINHDLSKDVAAFHDRAINSIGDRLRDLRLLLFHKSDTRGVDPSLLLFPEEFERLKVGLTSFINGAFQENPYQETPILRGLFFSSGRQEGSPYSHFLSALGLIQERDVLPGTNKGLFLHDFFGRILPKDRRLFAPTQRAIEWSKLTRNLGLTSWVAVAIAICGLLSFSFVKNLRTLRDVSREFTKPPVLQGEVVSDVIIMDHFRQAIVGVEEQNSSWWIPRFGLNESKEVEARLKDKYCEQFKGGFLVPLDKVMAKEMADFSSATPDEILGQHVAHLARRINLLHARLEGETLETLQTRPQPSYAPIVLMADQKVIPEIREKFSNLYLYYLIWRSDKPGLNQEMNELQTWLKHVLTLKETNLNWIATWVNGDESLSYVCLEDFWRGSLQAAQETTVASAFTLEGKAKVDSFVNEIESALVDPLIVASKKLEFQGWYRKAYVNAWHEFGTGFPEGARRLQSREERQQAAARMGTDEGPYFSLLRRMTTELEPLLGEKGLPSWVDLVYEFRTTKIKAAQEAAYKEKGALVKATKKGKALITKLEKKMSKLDTGKTLESELMAAKAFGQYRGALSEITPASASRAVAFQMAAQAYNEDPATGKSPFLVAQSGINTLKAYMLSGKSAQKMFWGLVSGPLDYLWYFVRMETACHLQDLWEKEVLVELQGLSDQKSVNQLLLGEGGFATKFVKGPAEAFIGRSLKKGYYAKKVLGERIPFEPSFLSFLTKGARSAKPVKGTYTVSIRGLPTDTNKGAKLRAQATRLEVQCANETRTLLNLNYPVSKTFDWSAQDCGDVVFQIEVGKLVLTKKYTGYQGFPKFLKDFGTGQRTFYPSEFPKEEAALKRLGIKHIKVKYRFKGHEPVLKLLRGAPGRVPRTIATCWDQ, encoded by the coding sequence ATGAAGCAGATCCTTTTGAAGGTTCTTAAATGGTTTCTGATCGTAGCCGCAGTTTTGCTGGGCATTGTTCTCGTTTTCGGGATCGTACTGAGTTTAGATTGGCCTTGGTGGGTCGGTTTTTTTGTCCTGCTCGGCCTGCTGGGCGTGGGGCTCAGTTTGGTCTTTTTCAGAAAAATATGGCTTAGGCGCCGGGAACAGGATTTTGTTCAAGAGATCATTGCGCAGGATGACTCCTACGTAAAGAGCCTGGGAGACAAAGACAGAGGGCAGTCCAAGGAGCTTCAAGATCGTTGGAAAGAGGCCATGGATGCCTTGAGGCATTCTCACCTCAGGAAGTACGGAAACCCTCTTTATGTGCTTCCCTGGTATATGGTTGTGGGAGAGAGCGGTTCGGGCAAGACTACGGCTATTACAAGCGCTCGCCTTTCTTCCCCTTTTGCAGAGGTGAAACGGACATCGGGCATTTCCGGAACAAGGAATTGTGATTGGTGGTTTTTTGAGCAGGCCATTCTGATTGACACTGCCGGCAGGTATGCCATTCCTGTGGACGAGGGCCGTGATAAGGACGAATGGCAGAAGTTCCTCAGTCTTCTGGCAAGATATCGGAAAAAGGAACCCCTAAATGGCCTTGTTGTGACCGTTGCGGCCAACAAGCTGCTTGAATCAGGGCCCGAATCCCTGCAAGAAGATGGGCGAAGCATACGCCGTCGTATTGATGAGCTCATGCGGGTTCTGGGAACCAGGTTTCCGGTATACGTTCTTGTGACCAAATGCGACCTGGTTCAAGGGATGACTCAATTTTGTGATCAACTGCCGGACAAGGGCCTTGATCAGGCCATGGGGCTGATCAATCATGACCTGTCAAAAGATGTTGCCGCCTTCCACGACCGTGCTATCAATTCTATAGGGGATCGCTTAAGAGATCTTAGACTCCTGCTTTTCCACAAGTCAGACACCAGGGGTGTCGATCCGAGTTTGCTCCTTTTCCCTGAAGAGTTTGAACGGCTGAAAGTGGGTCTGACGTCTTTTATCAACGGAGCTTTTCAGGAAAACCCCTACCAGGAGACCCCCATCTTGAGAGGGCTGTTTTTCAGCAGCGGGCGCCAGGAGGGGAGTCCGTACTCCCATTTTTTGAGCGCCCTGGGCCTTATCCAGGAAAGAGACGTTTTGCCGGGAACAAATAAGGGATTGTTCCTCCACGACTTTTTCGGACGAATACTGCCAAAGGACAGACGTCTGTTCGCCCCCACTCAGAGGGCTATTGAATGGAGTAAACTGACCAGAAATCTTGGTCTGACTTCATGGGTTGCTGTCGCAATTGCGATTTGCGGGCTTCTGAGCTTTTCTTTTGTGAAGAATCTGAGGACATTAAGGGATGTGTCGCGAGAGTTTACAAAGCCCCCTGTGTTGCAAGGCGAGGTCGTGTCGGATGTGATTATCATGGATCACTTTCGCCAGGCCATTGTGGGAGTGGAAGAGCAGAATAGCAGTTGGTGGATTCCCAGGTTCGGGTTGAACGAAAGCAAAGAGGTTGAGGCCAGACTGAAGGACAAATACTGCGAACAGTTTAAGGGTGGCTTTTTGGTTCCCCTTGATAAAGTGATGGCAAAGGAGATGGCGGACTTCTCCAGCGCCACACCCGATGAGATCCTTGGCCAACATGTGGCCCATCTTGCAAGGCGCATAAACCTTTTGCATGCCCGGCTCGAAGGTGAGACCCTTGAAACGCTTCAAACCAGGCCCCAGCCATCTTATGCGCCCATCGTGTTAATGGCCGACCAAAAAGTTATCCCGGAAATCAGAGAGAAGTTTTCAAACCTGTACCTTTACTATTTGATCTGGCGATCGGACAAACCAGGCCTCAACCAGGAGATGAATGAATTGCAGACATGGTTGAAGCATGTCCTGACCCTGAAGGAGACAAACCTGAACTGGATCGCGACATGGGTTAACGGAGATGAATCCCTTTCATATGTATGTCTGGAAGATTTCTGGCGAGGGAGCTTGCAAGCTGCACAGGAAACAACTGTTGCGTCTGCCTTTACACTGGAAGGAAAAGCAAAGGTGGACTCATTCGTTAATGAGATAGAATCGGCTCTTGTGGATCCTCTGATCGTTGCAAGCAAGAAACTGGAGTTTCAAGGGTGGTATCGGAAGGCTTATGTAAATGCCTGGCACGAGTTTGGGACCGGCTTTCCGGAAGGCGCGCGGAGGCTTCAGAGCAGGGAGGAGCGACAGCAGGCAGCAGCCAGAATGGGCACTGATGAAGGGCCGTATTTTTCGCTCCTGCGCAGAATGACCACGGAGTTGGAACCTCTGTTAGGGGAAAAGGGTTTGCCTTCCTGGGTTGATCTGGTTTATGAATTTAGAACCACCAAGATCAAAGCGGCTCAAGAGGCTGCCTATAAAGAAAAAGGGGCTCTGGTAAAAGCAACAAAGAAAGGTAAGGCCCTTATTACGAAGTTGGAAAAAAAGATGAGCAAACTGGACACCGGAAAGACTTTGGAATCTGAGTTGATGGCAGCCAAGGCCTTTGGACAATATCGAGGAGCCTTGTCTGAGATTACCCCGGCCTCTGCTTCCAGGGCCGTGGCATTCCAGATGGCCGCCCAAGCATACAATGAAGATCCGGCCACCGGCAAATCGCCTTTTCTGGTTGCCCAAAGCGGCATTAACACACTCAAAGCTTATATGTTGAGCGGCAAGTCCGCCCAGAAAATGTTTTGGGGGCTCGTCAGCGGGCCACTCGACTATCTTTGGTATTTCGTGCGTATGGAAACGGCTTGTCATCTCCAGGACCTTTGGGAAAAGGAGGTGTTGGTAGAGCTTCAAGGCCTTTCTGACCAGAAGTCTGTGAACCAGCTGCTTTTGGGAGAAGGGGGCTTTGCTACGAAGTTTGTCAAGGGGCCGGCAGAGGCTTTTATCGGCCGAAGTCTGAAAAAAGGTTACTATGCAAAGAAGGTTCTGGGTGAAAGGATACCTTTTGAGCCATCTTTCCTTTCTTTTCTGACAAAAGGGGCCAGGAGCGCAAAACCTGTTAAGGGAACTTACACGGTTTCTATTAGAGGCCTCCCTACTGATACCAACAAGGGCGCGAAGTTGAGGGCCCAGGCCACCCGGCTTGAAGTCCAATGTGCGAACGAGACCCGAACTCTGCTCAATCTCAATTATCCCGTGAGCAAGACTTTTGATTGGTCCGCTCAGGATTGTGGGGACGTCGTATTTCAGATTGAGGTAGGTAAGCTGGTCTTGACGAAGAAGTATACAGGTTATCAGGGGTTCCCCAAGTTCTTGAAGGATTTCGGAACCGGACAGCGCACCTTTTATCCGAGCGAGTTTCCTAAAGAAGAAGCGGCCCTGAAACGTCTGGGGATCAAACATATCAAGGTGAAATATCGATTCAAAGGCCACGAACCGGTCCTGAAGCTCCTAAGAGGTGCGCCGGGAAGGGTTCCGAGGACTATCGCAACGTGCTGGGATCAATAG